The genomic region CTCTTGCTTTAAGTGAATTGGGGTTTTCTCATCCGTTAGCAGGTCATTGATTTTTTTCTTTCCTTTCATTCCCAGGGGTACAAAGCGATCGCCGGATTTGACTTTGCGGAGCAGGAGGGGGAATTGCAATCGGTCAAAATCAAGCAGGGCAGAACTTTCATTTTCAGGCCATTCAAGTTTTTCATCTGCATTGAAGGTCTCAAAAGTGAAAAAGGCACCCGGGACCTCCAGCCTGGAGGTTGTTGAATCAATTGCATATTCCTGTTCGAAGGCATCCTGGCCCAGGGGAACAATGAAGATTTGATCGCGGTCCTTTATGGCTTTGTGGGTTTTTGAAAAGAATAGTTTGCCAGCTTGTGCATTCAGGCTTTTGAACAAATCTTCACAGACAGGACCCGAGAAATGGTAGTTTTTCAGGAACTCATAAAGCATCAATTGAGGGGATGAAGTAGCCAGCAATTTCTCGATCCGGATGGAAACACCGTTTTTTTCAGGGTTCATACAAATTGCCTTCTGATGGTTCACCTCCTGTTCGAGGAACTCAGCAGAGGCTTTCATCCTTACAAGGAAGGATCCCATGTTTTGCTCAAAACCCGGATCAATTTCTTTAAGAATAGGAATGATCTGGTGGCGAAGGCGGTTGCGAAGGTATTTATCCTGAAGGTTGCTGATATCGGTCCGAAAGCCGACTTGCTGTTGATCGGCAAAGACTTCTATCTCTTCCCGTGTCGCAAAAAGCAGGGGCCTTATGATGTTACCATTTTTCAGGGGAATCCCGGCAAGCCCCCTGAGCCCGGTGCCTCTCAACAGGTTGATCAGCATGGTTTCAATGGAATCGTCCAGATGATGGGCGGTGGCAATCAGTGAATACTGGTGAGCTTTGGCTGTATCGGCAAGCCAGTTATACCTGAGTTCGCGGGCCGCCTCCTGGATGGAGATGCCTTGTTCCTGGCTGTATTCGAGGGTATTGAAGGTAATGCTGTAAAACGGGACTTTGAGGCTGTGCGCAGTGTTTTTTACCAACTCCATATCCAGTTCAGAATCCTGACCCCTCAGGGAGAAATTGCAGTGTGCGATAGCGAACGGTATGCTTGACTGGCTGAAAAGCCTGACCATTACCATTGAATCGACTCCTCCGCTGACGGCAAGCAGGACGCGGTCAGGGTTACTGACCAGTTGGTTTTCTTCAAGGAAGGCGAGGAACTTCTCAGATAAATTGCCGCCTGGTGTCATATTCTCTATGAGCTGGATTTGCAAGGGCTTTTCCAGGGTTGGTTAATGGTTTGATTATCAAATGTTTTTTCTTGTTTTTTGAATGGTGTAAAGGTAATAAAAATGAAATTCGCTTATTAACTGTATTTCGAATAGATATGGAAGCCTCGCTCCGCGGGGGGGTTCAGGACTTTTTGTAAAGATCCTGCATGAAAAAGGCGGTTTTGTTGTAACATTTTTTTTGTTTATGGCGTCATAGTATCAAAATGGCTTCTCTGTTGTGTTCGAAACCGGACAAATTCCAGCCAAAACCGAACAAAAGAACTGAACAAGGGTTTAAAGGAAAGAATTGTTAGTTCTTATAAAATAAATAAAATCAAAGAGTTACGATTTATGGCACGCAATTGGAATGCAGTTGTTTGGCACTGAATACTGAACAGAAAAACTAAAAAAATAAAACCCCCAGATCATGAAAACAAAAATTTTAATCCCCGTTTTGATCTCCATGATGATGTTTGCCAGTGTAAACGTTTTTGGAGGAAAGCCCCAGCGCACCATGTCATTCTACAGCGTAAGCGGGATTGTTAAGATTCCAGTAAAAGTGGAAGAAATTCCTGATTCCCTGCCTGAGATGGTTAAAGTTATGATGATGGAAAAACAAACTGAAGTTCGTTGTTTTGCCCTGCAAATGCAATTCGATCTCAGCCAGATTTCCAAGCCTGAAGAAGAGGCAGATGATGTGACCATTAATACCC from Bacteroides sp. harbors:
- the tilS gene encoding tRNA lysidine(34) synthetase TilS, with amino-acid sequence MTPGGNLSEKFLAFLEENQLVSNPDRVLLAVSGGVDSMVMVRLFSQSSIPFAIAHCNFSLRGQDSELDMELVKNTAHSLKVPFYSITFNTLEYSQEQGISIQEAARELRYNWLADTAKAHQYSLIATAHHLDDSIETMLINLLRGTGLRGLAGIPLKNGNIIRPLLFATREEIEVFADQQQVGFRTDISNLQDKYLRNRLRHQIIPILKEIDPGFEQNMGSFLVRMKASAEFLEQEVNHQKAICMNPEKNGVSIRIEKLLATSSPQLMLYEFLKNYHFSGPVCEDLFKSLNAQAGKLFFSKTHKAIKDRDQIFIVPLGQDAFEQEYAIDSTTSRLEVPGAFFTFETFNADEKLEWPENESSALLDFDRLQFPLLLRKVKSGDRFVPLGMKGKKKINDLLTDEKTPIHLKQEVWVLVSGNEIVWVAGHRISNHFRITPATRKGLLAKIVKS